A section of the Hevea brasiliensis isolate MT/VB/25A 57/8 chromosome 17, ASM3005281v1, whole genome shotgun sequence genome encodes:
- the LOC110637698 gene encoding uncharacterized protein LOC110637698 isoform X3: MTISGLNGFACRSHFSLRLPIFHCIRKPRFGSVAAIETLDEPERIIDEKRHNLGGEVGRKYHKVPEWKKLNSKELGISTSMIARPTRKVLNGLRQRGYEVYLVGGCVRDLILKRIPKDFDVITSAELKEVARAFSRCEIVGKRFPICHVHVEGTIVEVSSFSTTGRKFSGDLSYDVQSPIDCDEKDYVRWRNCLQRDFTINGLMFDPYAKLVYDYMGGLEDIRKAKVKTMIPASTSFQDDCARILRAVRIAARLGFRFSRETAHFVKNFACTILRLDKGRLLMEMNYMLAYGSAEASLRLLWKFGLLEVLLPIQAAYFVHHGFRRRDKRTNMLLSLFSNLDKLLAPDRPCHSSLWFTLSGLES, encoded by the exons ATGACGATTTCAGGCCTAAACGGCTTTGCTTGTAGATCGCATTTCTCTCTCCGCCTTCCTATCTTTCACTGTATTCGCAAG CCTCGATTCGGCTCCGTTGCAGCAATTGAGACGCTAGATGAGCCAGAGCGCATCATCGATGAAAAGAGACACAATTTAG GAGGAGAAGTGGGGAGAAAGTATCATAAGGTACCGGAGTGGAAGAAGTTGAATTCCAAGGAACTTGGAATTAGTACTTCCATGATAGCAAGGCCTACGAGAAAGGTTCTCAATGGGCTCAGGCAAAGAG GATATGAGGTATACCTTGTTGGAGGTTGTGTCCGGGATCTTATCTTAAAGCGAATACCAAAGGACTTCGACGTAATAACGTCAGCTGAACTTAAAGAG GTAGCGAGGGCATTTTCGCGGTGTGAGATAGTTGGCAAACGGTTCCCTATATGTCATGTACATGTTGAGGGTACTATAGTAGAG GTTTCAAGTTTTAGTACCACTGGACGAAAGTTCAGTGGGGACTTGAGCTATGATGTCCAAAGTCCCATTGACTGTGATGAGAAGGATTATGTTCGTTGGAGGAATTGTTTGCAAAGGGACTTCACCATTAATGG GTTGATGTTTGATCCATATGCAAAACTAGTGTATGATTACATGGGAGGTCTAGAAGATATTAGAAAGGCTAAA GTGAAAACTATGATCCCTGCAAGCACTTCTTTCCAGGATGACTGTG CTCGCATTCTACGTGCAGTGAGAATTGCTGCCCGTTTAGGATTCCGCTTTTCAAGAGAAACAGctcattttgttaaaaattttgcttGCACAATTTTGAGACTTGATAAG GGAAGGCTTTTGATGGAAATGAACTACATGCTAGCATATGGTTCTGCTGAAGCTTCTTTGAGGTTATTATGGAAATTTGGCCTTCTTGAAGTACTTCTGCCCATTCAG GCAGCATATTTTGTTCATCATGGTTTTAGGAGACGTGACAAGAGAACCAATATGCTTTTG TCTCTGTTTTCAAACCTGGATAAGCTTCTTGCACCTGACAGGCCATGCCACAGCAGCTTATg GTTTACACTTTCAGGGTTGGAATCTTAG
- the LOC110637698 gene encoding uncharacterized protein LOC110637698 isoform X1 — MTISGLNGFACRSHFSLRLPIFHCIRKPRFGSVAAIETLDEPERIIDEKRHNLGGEVGRKYHKVPEWKKLNSKELGISTSMIARPTRKVLNGLRQRGYEVYLVGGCVRDLILKRIPKDFDVITSAELKEVARAFSRCEIVGKRFPICHVHVEGTIVEVSSFSTTGRKFSGDLSYDVQSPIDCDEKDYVRWRNCLQRDFTINGLMFDPYAKLVYDYMGGLEDIRKAKVKTMIPASTSFQDDCARILRAVRIAARLGFRFSRETAHFVKNFACTILRLDKGRLLMEMNYMLAYGSAEASLRLLWKFGLLEVLLPIQAAYFVHHGFRRRDKRTNMLLSLFSNLDKLLAPDRPCHSSLWVGILAFHKALSDQPRDPLVVAIFCLAVHNGGDMSEALNIARRINRPHDVRFDELSELGDKDTEALSDEVMDLVVSIKRVLSMMTDEYYVSQAMAEYPQAPYSDLVFIPLPLYLKACRIFDCIRQGTEKGFVPKQGSKINYEMLALGSMQEVRHTFARIVFDTVYPLNLT, encoded by the exons ATGACGATTTCAGGCCTAAACGGCTTTGCTTGTAGATCGCATTTCTCTCTCCGCCTTCCTATCTTTCACTGTATTCGCAAG CCTCGATTCGGCTCCGTTGCAGCAATTGAGACGCTAGATGAGCCAGAGCGCATCATCGATGAAAAGAGACACAATTTAG GAGGAGAAGTGGGGAGAAAGTATCATAAGGTACCGGAGTGGAAGAAGTTGAATTCCAAGGAACTTGGAATTAGTACTTCCATGATAGCAAGGCCTACGAGAAAGGTTCTCAATGGGCTCAGGCAAAGAG GATATGAGGTATACCTTGTTGGAGGTTGTGTCCGGGATCTTATCTTAAAGCGAATACCAAAGGACTTCGACGTAATAACGTCAGCTGAACTTAAAGAG GTAGCGAGGGCATTTTCGCGGTGTGAGATAGTTGGCAAACGGTTCCCTATATGTCATGTACATGTTGAGGGTACTATAGTAGAG GTTTCAAGTTTTAGTACCACTGGACGAAAGTTCAGTGGGGACTTGAGCTATGATGTCCAAAGTCCCATTGACTGTGATGAGAAGGATTATGTTCGTTGGAGGAATTGTTTGCAAAGGGACTTCACCATTAATGG GTTGATGTTTGATCCATATGCAAAACTAGTGTATGATTACATGGGAGGTCTAGAAGATATTAGAAAGGCTAAA GTGAAAACTATGATCCCTGCAAGCACTTCTTTCCAGGATGACTGTG CTCGCATTCTACGTGCAGTGAGAATTGCTGCCCGTTTAGGATTCCGCTTTTCAAGAGAAACAGctcattttgttaaaaattttgcttGCACAATTTTGAGACTTGATAAG GGAAGGCTTTTGATGGAAATGAACTACATGCTAGCATATGGTTCTGCTGAAGCTTCTTTGAGGTTATTATGGAAATTTGGCCTTCTTGAAGTACTTCTGCCCATTCAG GCAGCATATTTTGTTCATCATGGTTTTAGGAGACGTGACAAGAGAACCAATATGCTTTTG TCTCTGTTTTCAAACCTGGATAAGCTTCTTGCACCTGACAGGCCATGCCACAGCAGCTTATg GGTTGGAATCTTAGCATTCCATAAAGCATTATCTGACCAACCAAGGGATCCTCTGGTGGTTGCTATATTTTGTCTTGCCGTGCACAATGGTGGTGATATGTCAGAAGCACTAAACATAGCAAGGAGGATCAATAGGCCGCATGATGTCCGCTTTGATGAATTGTCAGAACTTGGGGACAAGGATACAGAGGCATTGAGTGATGAGGTTATGGATCTTGTAGTCTCTATTAAACGGGTGCTAAGTATGATGACTGATGAGTATTATGTCTCTCAAGCCATGGCAGAGTATCCTCAAGCTCCATATTCAGATCTA GTATTCATTCCATTGCCCTTGTATTTAAAAGCGTGTAGGATATTCGATTGTATAAGACAGGGAACAGAGAAGGGATTTGTCCCAAAACAAGGTAGCAAGATAAATTATGAGATGTTAGCTTTAGGAAGCATGCAGGAAGTTCGCCATACATTTGCAAGGATTGTCTTTGATACCGTCTACCCTCTTAATTTAACGTAA
- the LOC110637698 gene encoding uncharacterized protein LOC110637698 isoform X2: MTISGLNGFACRSHFSLRLPIFHCIRKPRFGSVAAIETLDEPERIIDEKRHNLGGEVGRKYHKVPEWKKLNSKELGISTSMIARPTRKVLNGLRQRGYEVYLVGGCVRDLILKRIPKDFDVITSAELKEVARAFSRCEIVGKRFPICHVHVEGTIVEVSSFSTTGRKFSGDLSYDVQSPIDCDEKDYVRWRNCLQRDFTINGLMFDPYAKLVYDYMGGLEDIRKAKVKTMIPASTSFQDDCARILRAVRIAARLGFRFSRETAHFVKNFACTILRLDKGRLLMEMNYMLAYGSAEASLRLLWKFGLLEVLLPIQAAYFVHHGFRRRDKRTNMLLSLFSNLDKLLAPDRPCHSSLWIMKKATECK, from the exons ATGACGATTTCAGGCCTAAACGGCTTTGCTTGTAGATCGCATTTCTCTCTCCGCCTTCCTATCTTTCACTGTATTCGCAAG CCTCGATTCGGCTCCGTTGCAGCAATTGAGACGCTAGATGAGCCAGAGCGCATCATCGATGAAAAGAGACACAATTTAG GAGGAGAAGTGGGGAGAAAGTATCATAAGGTACCGGAGTGGAAGAAGTTGAATTCCAAGGAACTTGGAATTAGTACTTCCATGATAGCAAGGCCTACGAGAAAGGTTCTCAATGGGCTCAGGCAAAGAG GATATGAGGTATACCTTGTTGGAGGTTGTGTCCGGGATCTTATCTTAAAGCGAATACCAAAGGACTTCGACGTAATAACGTCAGCTGAACTTAAAGAG GTAGCGAGGGCATTTTCGCGGTGTGAGATAGTTGGCAAACGGTTCCCTATATGTCATGTACATGTTGAGGGTACTATAGTAGAG GTTTCAAGTTTTAGTACCACTGGACGAAAGTTCAGTGGGGACTTGAGCTATGATGTCCAAAGTCCCATTGACTGTGATGAGAAGGATTATGTTCGTTGGAGGAATTGTTTGCAAAGGGACTTCACCATTAATGG GTTGATGTTTGATCCATATGCAAAACTAGTGTATGATTACATGGGAGGTCTAGAAGATATTAGAAAGGCTAAA GTGAAAACTATGATCCCTGCAAGCACTTCTTTCCAGGATGACTGTG CTCGCATTCTACGTGCAGTGAGAATTGCTGCCCGTTTAGGATTCCGCTTTTCAAGAGAAACAGctcattttgttaaaaattttgcttGCACAATTTTGAGACTTGATAAG GGAAGGCTTTTGATGGAAATGAACTACATGCTAGCATATGGTTCTGCTGAAGCTTCTTTGAGGTTATTATGGAAATTTGGCCTTCTTGAAGTACTTCTGCCCATTCAG GCAGCATATTTTGTTCATCATGGTTTTAGGAGACGTGACAAGAGAACCAATATGCTTTTG TCTCTGTTTTCAAACCTGGATAAGCTTCTTGCACCTGACAGGCCATGCCACAGCAGCTTATg GATTATGAAAAAGGCAACTGAATGCAAGTAA